One stretch of Equus przewalskii isolate Varuska chromosome 9, EquPr2, whole genome shotgun sequence DNA includes these proteins:
- the MFSD4B gene encoding LOW QUALITY PROTEIN: sodium-dependent glucose transporter 1 (The sequence of the model RefSeq protein was modified relative to this genomic sequence to represent the inferred CDS: deleted 1 base in 1 codon), with the protein EAERLQDRVSRAAELELELEFQGAGAPAAGQRLLQAKAPAENEPEAAAGSRRSGGAGSLHRWFITVILCAAFLGLGMSVAILGPTFPDLAVNVNRNMSSLSVVFVGRAFGYLGGSVIGGVLFDSMNPFLLLGMSMLATTVGLYLVPFCKAVVLLIVMMSVFGVSMGILDTGGNVLILALWGDKGAPHLQALHFCFALGAFLAPLLAKLALGTTVSAENHTEADFNDSVLNQSSEAASEPLLGVPDDMNLLWAYAVIGTYIFVVFISLLALFLKKSSKLEKAKVCAQRSQRAKYHNILLCLLFLFFFFYVGAEVTYGSYIFSFAITHAGMKESEAAGLNSIFWGVFASCRGLAIFFAACLQPGTMIVLSNISSVSSSLFLVLFNKSPVCLWIATSVYGASMATTFPSGISWIEQYTTIHGKAAAFFVIGGSLGEMAIPAVIGILQGKYPDLPVVLYTSLASAIATAILFPVMYKLATSPLNRQQKEHRKSEDQKALLSSSGPNDYEEDAEKWNEVDFEVIEMDDRMRNSVIETSRNIVMEPPAEVSSQFRSTALVFESSPVNTGKSAVKHLQEVRTKGTNT; encoded by the exons GAAGCTGAGCGGCTGCAGGACCGCGTCTCCCGAGCCGCCGAGCTGGAGTTGGAACTGGAATTCCAGGGCGCCGGGGCCCCGGCTGCCGGGCAGCGGCTCCTCCAGGCCAAGGCCCCGGCGGAGAATGAGCCGGAAGCGGCGGCGGGCTCGCGGCGGAGCGGCGGGGCCGGGAGTCTGCACCGCTGGTTCATCACCGTGATCCTGTGTGCCGCCTTCCTGGGGCTG ggaATGAGTGTTGCTATCCTGGGACCCACGTTTCCAGATTTGGCAGTAAATGTGAACCGCAACATGAGCAGCCTTTCCGTGGTTTTTGTGGGCCGTGCCTTTGGATATTTGGGTGGTTCTGTGATAGGTGGAGTTCTTTTTGACAGTATGAATCCTTTTCTACTTTTGG GGATGTCAATGTTGGCTACGACAGTTGGTCTTTATCTTGTTCCATTTTGCAAGGCAGTGGTATTACTGATTGTCATGATGTCCGTCTTTGGTGTTTCAATGGGCATCCTGGATACAG GTGGTAACGTCCTAATCTTGGCTCTCTGGGGGGACAAAGGAGCCCCGCATTTGCAGGCCTTACACTTCTGTTTCGCCTTGGGTGCCTTCTTGGCGCCACTGCTGGCTAAATTGGCATTGGGCACGACCGTGTCTGCTGAAAACCACACAGAGGCTGACTTTAACGATTCTGTGCTCAACCAGTCATCTGAAGCCGCCTCAGAACCTCTACTTGGAGTACCTGACGATATGAATTTACTGTGGGCTTATGCTGTCATTGGGACTtacatttttgtagtttttatctctcttcttgctctgtttttaaagaaaagctcAAAGCTGGAAAAAGCCAAAGTGTGCGCTCAGAGGTCTCAAAGAGCTAAATATCACAACATCCTGCTTTGTCTCCTCTtcctgttcttctttttttatgttggaGCCGAGGTGACATATGGCTCTTACATTTTCTCGTTTGCAATCACTCATGCTGGCATGAAAGAAAGTGAAGCGGCCGGATTGAACTCCATCTTCTGGGGGGTCTTTGCGTCTTGCAGGGGCCTGGCGATCTTTTTTGCTGCGTGTTTACAGCCTGGAACCATGATCGTGTTGAGCAACATTAGCAGCGTGTCGTCATCTTTGTTTCTGGTGCTTTTCAACAAGAGCCCAGTTTGTCTCTGGATAGCAACTTCCGTGTATGGGGCCTCGATGGCAACCACGTTTCCCAGTGGCATTTCTTGGATTGAGCAGTACACGACCATCCACGGAAAAGCCGCAGCATTTTTTGTCATCGGTGGTTCCTTGGGAGAAATGGCTATCCCTGCCGTAATTGGAATTCTTCAAGGAAAATACCCCGATTTGCCTGTAGTTTTGTACACGTCTTTGGCGTCAGCGATAGCCACTGCTATTTTATTTCCCGTGATGTATAAATTAGCCACCTCACCTCTCAATCGTCAGCAAAAAGAACACAGGAAGAGTGAGGACCAGAAAGCTTTGCTCTCTAGCTCTGGGCCGAATGACTATGAGGAAGATGCAGAAAAGTGGAATGAAGTGGATTTTGAAGTGATCGAGATGGATGATAGAATGAGGAATTCTGTAATAGAGACATCTAGAAACATTGTGATGGAGCCCCCAGCCGAAGTCTCCAGCCAGTTCCGCTCAACCGCTTTAGTGTTTGAGTCCTCTCCGGTTAACACTGGCAAGTCCGCTGTGAAGCAC TTGCAAGAAGTCAGGACAAAAGGGACTAACACTTAG